A part of Aspergillus oryzae RIB40 DNA, chromosome 7 genomic DNA contains:
- a CDS encoding uncharacterized protein (predicted protein): MLLDLVSWRLLNLVEIHAGLAISCHYYFTSDSSGLERKLWWRLTRRAFLIGGTVPLYVTLLKSENSPWMKILAMPLVADSILIELLSLFWDTSEADLGFNRDWPHRTLVVKTANPPTRKHENKGDADQNTKTVEDKDTPSSNVTADGLCDRVYGLWSPTAEVDDKKDLQSLPPNDSNLERIFSPTHRAPLGKCGQGHWRCLTYLAMYIAMRVIRWPLMFGDLALITWLLHGGLQPLTLTVADMLLNIRLLKDLLTISYMACIVFLGNILIFVAVRLLFRQLCQYISFLRRVTQWFQDLPSVAPITYKAIHLFQWIIAIATVSHLSVILVIAVIPQLSRNILSAFMELIVIPMFYITMYMLVCGREKPEKAPANPEPRLRADPAPEAGPCPNITSQDHTNDADNDASKSLQSANGDRFNILRLGLLISTTAIWFLFC, encoded by the coding sequence atgctccttgatcttgtgAGCTGGAGACTCTTAAACCTCGTTGAAATACATGCCGGCTTAGCGATTTCCTGTCATTATTACTTCACGTCGGATTCTTCCGGTCTCGAGCGCAAGTTGTGGTGGCGTTTGACGCGGCGCGCGTTCCTCATTGGAGGCACAGTGCCGCTGTACGTGACCCTGCTCAAGTCCGAGAATTCtccatggatgaagatcttggcGATGCCATTAGTCGCCGATTCTATATTGATCGAACTGTTGTCATTGTTCTGGGACACTTCGGAAGCAGATTTGGGGTTCAATCGAGACTGGCCTCATCGTACGCTCGTTGTGAAAACTGCTAATCCGCCCACCCGCAAACATGAGAACAAGGGAGACGCAGATCAAAATACGAAAACAGTAGAGGACAAAGATACACCGTCGTCTAATGTTACCGCAGATGGCCTTTGCGATCGGGTATATGGGCTCTGGTCGCCGACCGCTGAGGTAGATGACAAAAAAGATCTACAATCATTGCCTCCAAATGATTCCAATTTGGAAAGGATTTTCTCCCCCACGCACCGTGCCCCGCTTGGAAAGTGTGGACAGGGGCACTGGCGGTGTCTCACCTATCTAGCAATGTACATCGCCATGCGAGTTATCCGTTGGCCCTTGATGTTTGGCGATCTGGCGTTGATCACCTGGCTTCTACACGGCGGCCTGCAACCCCTGACGCTCACTGTTGCCGATATGTTGCTGAACATCCGCCTACTTAAAGATCTGCTCACCATCTCATACATGGCATGCATTGTGTTTCTCGGGAACATCTTGATTTTCGTCGCTGTGAGGCTGCTATTCCGCCAACTGTGCCAATATATCTCGTTCTTACGGCGCGTAACGCAGTGGTTCCAAGACCTTCCCAGCGTGGCTCCAATCACCTATAAAGCTATCCACCTCTTCCAGTGGATCATTGCCATTGCTACTGTGAGCCATCTCTCCGTGATACTTGTAATAGCGGTGATCCCACAATTGTCAAGGAACATATTATCAGCTTTTATGGAGTTGATAGTGATCCCCATGTTTTACATCACAATGTATATGCTCGTCTGCGGCAGGgaaaaaccagaaaaggCCCCAGCTAACCCTGAACCCCGACTTAGAGCCGATCCAGCCCCAGAAGCAGGCCCATGTCCCAATATTACGTCCCAGGATCACACGAACGATGCAGACAACGATGCATCTAAATCCCTCCAATCTGCAAATGGAGACCGCTTCAATATATTGCGATTGGGCTTGCTTATCTCCACAACGGCCatttggtttcttttctgttaG
- a CDS encoding uncharacterized protein (predicted protein): protein MAHHVSSVAWSANRLDVFGIGTDNACWHMWWNASSWGGWESLGGVFSSPIEAVSWGPNRIDLFGPGTDNTCYHKYWNGSSWSGWDKHGGVASSAVRAVSWGPNRLGIIVRGTDNACWHKWWNGSSWAGWESLGGKINSCVETISWGRNRLDLFTLGTDNAVWHKWWNGSSWGGWESLGGVATSPVSAVSWASNSIDLFVKGTDNALWQRWWDGTNRGVWESLGGVVTSDVKVASWGKDHLDVFVRGSKNDAWHISWHNGKWGQWGRLGDKTLFSAISAVCWGVGRLDLFAVATDKNALLHQAWDGKAWRGWESCGGILLSQLRNV from the coding sequence ATGGCCCATCACGTATCTAGCGTCGCCTGGTCAGCTAACAGACTCGACGTCTTCGGCATTGGCACTGATAATGCCTGCTGGCATATGTGGTGGAATGCTTCCAGCTGGGGTGGATGGGAATCACTCGGTGGAGTGTTCAGCAGTCCCATTGAAGCTGTCAGCTGGGGCCCGAACAGGATTGACCTTTTTGGCCCTGGCACCGACAACACCTGCTACCACAAGTACTGGAATGGATCCAGCTGGAGCGGCTGGGACAAACACGGAGGGGTTGCCAGTAGTGCTGTCCGTGCCGTGAGCTGGGGTCCCAATCGACTGGGCATCATTGTACGCGGCACAGATAATGCCTGCTGGCACAAATGGTGGAACGGCTCGAGCTGGGCCGGATGGGAGTCACTCGGCGGCAAGATAAACAGTTGCGTTGAGACCATTAGCTGGGGACGCAACAGGCTAGATCTGTTCACCTTGGGTACCGACAACGCTGTCTGGCATAAATGGTGGAATGGAAGCAGTTGGGGTGGATGGGAGAGCCTTGGAGGTGTCGCTACCAGTCCTGTCTCCGCTGTTTCTTGGGCCTCTAACAgtattgatctctttgtcaAAGGCACTGATAATGCTTTGTGGCAAAGATGGTGGGATGGTACCAACCGGGGTGTCTGGGAGTCCCTTGGTGGAGTCGTTACTAGTGATGTCAAAGTTGCTAGCTGGGGCAAAGATCATCTGGATGTATTTGTGCGAGGGTCTAAGAATGACGCTTGGCATATATCCTGGCACAATGGTAAATGGGGCCAATGGGGTCGACTCGGTGACAAGACCTTGTTTAGTGCAATCTCAGCTGTGTGCTGGGGCGTTGGTCGACTGGATCTTTTTGCAGTTGCGACTGACAAAAACGCCCTTTTGCATCAGGCATGGGACGGCAAAGCTTGGCGAGGGTGGGAGAGCTGTGGTGGGATCTTGCTCAGCCAGCTTCGGAACGTTTAG
- a CDS encoding S53 family peptidase (predicted protein), translating to MFFSRGALSLAVLSLLSSSAAGEAFEKLSAVPKGWHYSSTPKGNTEVCLKIALAQKDAAGFEKTVLEMSDPDHPSYGQHFTTHDEMKRMLLPRDDTVDAVRQWLENGGVTDFTQDADWINFCTTVDTANKLLNAQFKWYVSDVKHIRRLRTLQYDVPESVTPHINTIQPTTRFGKISPKKAVTHSKPSQLDVTALAAAVVAKNISHCDSIITPTCLKELYNIGDYQADANSGSKIAFASYLEEYARYADLENFENYLAPWAKGQNFSVTTFNGGLNDQNSSSDSGEANLDLQYILGVSAPLPVTEFSTGGRGPLVPDLTQPDPNSNSNEPYLEFFQNVLKLDQKDLPQVISTSYGENEQEIPEKYARTVCNLIAQLGSRGVSVLFSSGDSGVGEGCMTNDGTNRTHFPPQFPAACPWVTSVGATFKTTPERGTYFSSGGFSDYWPRPEWQDEAVSSYLETIGDTFKGLYNSSGRAFPDVAAQGMNFAVYDKGTLGEFDGTSASAPAFSAVIALLNDARLRAGKPTLGFLNPWLYKTGRQGLQDITLGASIGCTGRARFGGAPDGGPVVPYASWNATQGWDPVTGLGTPDFAELKKLALGN from the exons ATGTTCTTCAGTCGTGGAGCGCTTTCGCTCGCAGTGCTTTCACTGCtcagctcctccgccgcAGGGGAGGCTTTTGAGAAGCTGTCTGCCGTTCCAAAGG GATGGCACTATTCTAGTACCCCTAAAGGCAACACTGAGGTTTGTCTGAAGATCGCCCTCGCGCAGAAGGATGCTGCTGGGTTCGAAAAGACCGTCTTGGAGATGTCGGATCCCGACCACCCCAGCTACGGCCAGCACTTCACCACCCACGACGAGATGAAGCGCATGCTTCTTCCCAGAGATGACACCGTTGATGCCGTTCGACAATGGCTCGAAAACGGCGGCGTGACCGACTTTACCCAGGATGCCGACTGGATCAACTTCTGTACTACCGTCGATACCGCGAACAAACTCTTGAATGCCCAGTTCAAATGGTACGTCAGCGATGTGAAGCACATCCGCCGTCTCAGAACACTGCAGTACGACGTCCCCGAGTCGGTCACCCCTcacatcaacaccatccaaccGACCACCCGTTTTGGCAAGATTAGCCCCAAGAAGGCCGTTACCCACAGCAAGCCCTCCCAGTTGGACGTGACCGCCCTTGCTGCCGCTGTCGTTGCAAAGAACATCTCGCACTGTGATTCTATCATTACCCCCACCTGTCTGAAGGAGCTTTACAACATTGGTGATTACCAGGCCGATGCAAACTCGGGCAGCAAGATCGCCTTCGCCAGCTATCTGGAGGAGTACGCGCGCTACGCTGACCTGGAGAACTTTGAGAACTACCTTGCTCCCTGGGCTAAGGGCCAGAACTTCTCCGTTACCACCTTCAACGGCGGTCTCAATGATCAGAACTCCTCGTCCGATAGCGGTGAGGCCAACCTGGACCTGCAGTACATTCTTGGTGTCAGCGCTCCACTGCCCGTTACTGAATTCAGCACCGGAGGCCGTGGTCCCCTCGTTCCTGATCTGACCCAGCCGGATCCCAACTCTAACAGCAATGAGCCGTACCTTGAGTTCTTCCAGAATGTGTTGAAGCTCGACCAGAAGGACCTCCCCCAGGTCATCTCGACCTCCTATGGAGAGAACGAACAG GAAATCCCCGAAAAGTACGCTCGCACCGTCTGCAACCTGATCGCTCAGCTTGGCAGCCGCGGTGTCTCcgttctcttctcctccggTGACTCTGGTGTTGGCGAGGGCTGCATGACCAACGACGGCACCAACCGGACTCACTTCCCACCCCAGTTCCCCGCCGCTTGCCCGTGGGTCACCTCCGTCGGCGCCACCTTCAAGACCACTCCCGAGCGCGGCACCTACTTCTCCTCGGGCGGTTTCTCCGACTACTGGCCCCGTCCCGAATGGCAGGATGAGGCCGTGAGCAGCTACCTCGAGACGATCGGCGACACTTTCAAGGGCCTCTACAACTCCTCCGGCCGTGCTTTCCCCGACGTCGCAGCCCAGGGCATGAACTTCGCCGTCTACGACAAGGGCACCTTGGGCGAGTTCGACGgcacctccgcctccgcccCGGCCTTCAGCGCCGTCATCGCTCTCCTGAACGATGCCCGTCTCCGCGCCGGCAAGCCCACTCTCGGCTTCCTGAACCCCTGGTTGTACAAGACCGGCCGCCAGGGTCTGCAAGATATCACCCTCGGTGCTAGCATTGGCTGCACCGGTCGCGCTCGCTTCGGCGGCGCCCCTGACGGTGGTCCCGTCGTGCCTTACGCTAGCTGGAACGCTACCCAGGGCTGGGATCCCGTCACTGGTCTCGGAACTCCCGATTTCGCCgagctcaagaagcttgcCCTTGGCAACTAA
- a CDS encoding uncharacterized protein (predicted protein) gives MFNTGAPATSDATTTITSTTTSRSTRTMTSTESTATATSDEDSSSSSSADSSSRSRTTSAEETRSTSSSTSRSSSRSSSASANDSVGTTASSTSFAQGGETGSANAAPVITGYVGLEMGAVAVGAFYDIGGFF, from the exons ATGTTCAACACCGGTGCCCCCGCAACCTCAGACGCAACTACAACTATAACATCAACTACAACCTCCAGATCCACACGCACCATGACATCCACCGAATCCACCGCTACTGCTACATCTGATGAGGATTCAAGCTCCAGCTCAAGCGCAGACTCGAGTTCTAGGTCTCGGACGACATCGGCGGAGGAAACTCGGTCTACGTCTAGTTCTACTTCGAGGTCCAGTTCGAGGTCTAGCTCTGCTAGTGCGAATGATAGTGTCGGAACGACTGCTTCGTCTACGAGCTTTGCGCAGGGTGGGGAGACGGGGTCTGCTAATGCTGCGCCTGTTATTACGGGTTATGTGGGGTTAGAGATgggggctgttgctgttggggcttt CTATGACATCGGAGGCTTTTTTTAG